GGCCTGGGCACCGTGTTCGTCGGCGCGATCCGTAACCGCCCCGAGGAGGTCGCCGCCGAGCTGGCGCTGCCGCCCCACGCGGTGGCCACGTTCGGGCTGGCCGTCGGCACACCGGACCCCACCGAGCGGGCCGGTGTCAAACCGCGGCTGCCGCTCGACGCCGTCCTGCATCGGGAGCGGTACGACGCCGACGCGGCGGACCCGCACATCGCCACCTACGACAAACGACTCGGCGCGTACCACACCCGGTACGGGCTGCCGGGCGCCTGGAGCGACCGGGTGCTCGCCCGGCTCGGCGGGCCGGAGTCGATGGGCGGGCGACACCGCCTGCGGGAGATACTGGAGCGCCTCGGCCTACCGTCCCGGTGACTCGGCGGGCCAAGCGGTGACCTGGTGATCTGCCCGCCGCGACCCGAAGGACGGCGAGGCCGCCGGGCCGTCGTGGGCGGTCGGCCGGCCAGGGACGTCGGTGCGGGCCCTACCCGATGAATGGGCGCCCGTCGTGGCGGGCGGCGTCGCGGAGCACGGGTACGTCCGGGGCGAAGACCGGCTCCGGCAGCCGATCGAGGGCGAACCAGCCCAACTCGGACGCCTCACCGTCCGGCTCGCCGACCCGGCGCACGGGTGCACCGAGGAACACCACGCCGAGCAGGTGCAGGAGCCGGCCGTCCGGGCGCCGGTACAGCTGGCTGGCGGGATCGCTGTAGACGCCGAGCAGGCCGTACAGGCTGACCTCCCAGCCGGTCTCCTCCCGGACTTCCCGCACGGTGGCCTGCTCCCAGCTCTCGCCGGCTTCCACCCCGCCGCCGGGCACTCCCCAGGTGCCCTCCCCGCTGCGGCGCATCAGCAGGACCCGACCCGCCGCGTCGCGCACCACGGCGCCGCACACGGCGCGGATGCTGGCGTTCTCCACGCCGGTGATCGTCGCAGCCGGACGGGTGAGGTGTCAGCGGCTCGTGACCGGCGCCACCACCCCTAGATCATCCTAGGCCGATAGGTTGGATGGTGTGACCGCGCCGACCCGGGAGTCCGCGGCGGGCAGCGGTGGCGCGGGAGGGGGTCGCCGGCCCCGGCCCGGCGGCCCCCTCCCTTCCGGCCGTCCCCGCCGGCTCCACCACCAGCACCGAGCTGCGGGGACGGTGGTATCAGCTACCCGCGGCGCTGTCGGCCAGGACGGGTGCCAGGTCGGGCGTGCGGTACGCGTTGAACATGGTGTGGCGGCGCAGGCTGAACCCGAGCGAACGGTAGAGCCGGATGGCGCGGGTGTTGTCCGCCGCCGCGTGCAGGAACGGTGTCTCACCGCGCTCCCGGATGCCGGCGGCCACCGCGCGCACCAGCCGCGACCCGAGACCCAACCGCCGGTACGCCGGGTCGGTGCAGACCGCGCTGATCTCGGTCCAGCCCGGCGGGTGCAGGCGTTCGCCCGCCATCGCGACGAGCTTGCCGCCGATCCGGATGCCCAGGTAGGTGCCGAGTTCGATGGTGCGCTGCCGGAACGGTCCCGGCTCGGTGCGGGCCACCAGGTCGAGCATCTCCGGCACGTCGGACGGGCGCAGCCGGACCGCCTCCGGATCGGTGGCGACCCGCAGCGCGGTGGCGACCATCTGCACGCCCGTGATCCGCTCCACCACATCCCAGCCGGCCGGCGGGTTGCTGTTCGTCCCGGCCACCGCCACCACCGTGCCGGGGCCGACCAGCGCGGCGAGGTCGTCCCAGGCCCGCGCGTGGTGGTCGGCGGCCAGGGTGGTGAACGGCGCGACGTCCGGCTGGTAGCGGGCCGCCTCCCCGTTGACCTCGGCCAGGTGGGTGTGCGGGCCGGTGAGTGCCGCCCACACCGGGTTGTCCAGGATGTGTGTCACGGTGCCTCCGGCTCAGGTTCGCGGCAGCCCGGGTGGGTTGACCTCGGAGGTCGGGATCGCCTCGTCGCCCAACCCCCACCGGTCCAGCACCTCCTGGTACTTCCCGCTCTGGATGACGGTGTTGAGCGCCTCACTGAGCGCCGGGACCAGGTTATTGTCCTTCTTGGTCATCGCGGCGATCTGGGCCGGCACCTCGCCGCCGCCCGGCACCACGCCGACCACCTTGGTCTCACCGCTGACCGTGGCGTGGTAGACCAGCGCCGGGTTCGGCCCGAAGTAGGCGTCGATCCGCCCGGAGCGCAGCGCCAGCTGGTACTCGGTCGGGCGCTGGTAGTAGACGATCTTCGCCTCCTCCAGCCCGGCCGCCTTGTTCTGCTCGTTCCAGCGCAGCAGCACCTGTTCCTGGTTGGTGCCCGAGCCGACCGAGACGGTGAGCCCGGCGATGTCGGCCGGCTTCTCGATCTTGTCGATCTCGCCGTCCTTCTTCACCTCCCAGCCGAGCGAGTCGACCCGGTAGGAGGCGAAGTCGTAGATGTCCTTGCGTTCCTCGGTCACCGTGATGTTGGAGAAGCCCACCTCGTTCTGGCCGGACCGGATGACCAGGAAGAGGTTCTCCCAGGAGGTGGGTTGCAGGTCCAGTTCCAGGCCGAGCACGTCGGCGACGAGCTGGGCGATGTCCGGTTCGACGCCGATCAGCGTACGGTCGTCGTCGGCGCGGAACGCCAGCGGTGGCGAGCCCTCGCCGCTGACGCCGACCGCGAGCTTGCCGTCGGCACGGACGGCCTCGGGCACCTTGGCGGCGATGGCCTCGACCTTGTCGGCCCGGATCCGCGGCTGGTCCGGGCTGGTGTTGATCACCTGGCCGCCGCCGTCCGCGGACGGGTCGACGGGGACCGCCCGTTCGGCGTCCGGGGTGCCGCAGGCGGCCAGTACCAGTACGCCGGCCAGGGACAGCAGGACGCCGTGGCGCCATCGGGGCATGGGGTGCTCCTTTACTCGGAGGGTTGCGACGGATGGTTCAGAGGACCTTGGCGAGGAAGGCGCGGGTGCGCTCGTGCTGCGGGTCGTCCAGGACCTGCCGGGGCGGGCCCTGCTCGACGATGCGGCCGTCGTCCATGAACACGACCGTGTCGGCGGCCTCGCGGGCGAAGCCGATCTCGTGGGTGACGACGATCATGGTGGTGCCGCCCCGGGCGAGGTCCCGCATCACGTCGAGGACCTCGCCGACCAGCTCCGGGTCCAGGGCCGAGGTCGGCTCGTCGAAGAGCACGACCTTCGGCTCCAGGGCGAGCGCCCGGGCGATGGCGACCCGCTGCTGCTGGCCGCCGGAGAGCTGGCGCGGGTAGCTCTGCGACTTCTCCGCGAGGCCGACCCGGTCCAGCAGTCGGGCCGCCGACTCCGCCACGTCGCGTCGCCGCCGGCCCTGCGCCGAGATCGGCGCCTCCATGACGTTCTCCAGCACCGTCAGGTGCGGGAAGAGGTTGAAGTTCTGGAACACGAAGCCGATGTGCGTACGCTGCCGGAGCACCTCCCGCTCCTTCAGCTCGCGCAGCCGGCCGCCGGCGTGGCGGTAGCCGACCAACTCGCCGTCGATGCGTACGTATCCCCGGTTCACCTTCTCCAGGTGGTTGATGCTGCGCAGCAGCGTCGACTTGCCGGAGCCCGAGGGCCCGAGGATGACGACCACCTGACCGGCCCGCACCTCCAGGTCGACGCCGCGCAGCACCTCCAGCGGGCCGAAGCTCTTGTGGATGCCGCGTACCTCCACCATCGTCCGGCTCATCGTCCGGACTCCTGGTCGAGGGCGGCGGCGAGCTGGGCGCGCTCGGCCTGTCGCTGCCGGCGAGCCTCCGCAAGGGTGCCCAACACCCGGCGTACCCGCTGCCACGGCGTGAGGGGCAGGACCCGCACCGCGCCACGCGCGTAGTAGCGCTCGACGTAGTACTGGATGATCGAGAGCACGGTGGTCAGGGCGAGATACCAGATCGCGGCCACGAGCAGCAGGGCGATCACCCGACCGTTGCGCGCGTAGATGATCTGGACCTGGTAGAACAGCTCCGGGATGGCCATGATGTAGACCACCGACGTGCCCTTGACCAGGCCGATGATCTCGTTGCCGGCGGTCGGGATGATGGTCCGCATCGCCTGGGGCAGCAGGATGCGCCGGATCTGGCGGCGCCGGGGGATGCCGAGCGCCGTCGCCGCCTCCAGCTGCCCCTGGTCGACCGAGAGGAACCCGGAGCGCACGATCTCCGCGCAGTACGCCGCCTGGTGCAGCGCGAGGCCGAGCGCCGCCGCGGTCAGCGGCCCGATCAGGTCCTGGGTGCCGATGTCGAAGAACGCCGGCCCGAACGGGATGCCGAACGAGATGCGGTCGTAGAGCAGCGCGAGGTTGAACCAGAACAGCAGTTGCAGGATCAGCGGTACGGAGCGGAAGAGCCAGACGTAACCCCAGGAGACGGCTTGGAGCAGCGGGCTCTGGGAGAGCCGCATCAGCGCCAGGACCGTGCCGAGCGCGAAGCCGAGCACGATCCCCAGGGCGGTCAGTTGCAGGGTCACCCCGACCGCGCGCAGCACCGTCTCGTAGAAGAGGTACTGGCTGACCACGTGCCATTCCCAGGCCGGGTTGGTGACCAGCGCGTTCAGCAACATCGCCAGCAGCACCGCGGCCACCGCGCTCGCCACCCAGCGCCACGGATGCCGGGCCGGCACCACCCTGAGCGACCGGAGGTCGTCCGAAGGCGGACGGGTGCCGCTGGCCGGCGCCGCGGAGATCGCTGTCATTCCCGACTCCTCATATTGCCTAGTATCCCTATAGGAAAAGAGGGACACAAGCCCCGCCGACCTGATCGTCGGCCGGCGTCCGACCGGAGCTGTGAGCTGCGTTACCTATACGTGGACCGGGAATCAGCACACCGGTTGAGGGTTTGGAGCAAGATATGACCATCGCACCACTGCCCCACGCGCACCCGGACCGGCCGGGGGTGGGCGGATGACCGCCACGGCAACGCCGGCCGCGCTGATGCCGGGCGACCTGATGAGCCCTCGCCAGCGGCTACGGCTCATCCTCGTCCTCGGCTCGCTGATCGCGGTGGGCCCGCTGACCATCGACATGTATCTTCCGGCGCTGCCCTCGATCGTCGACGACTTCGCCACCAGCTCGGCGGCGGTCCAGCTGACCCTCACCGGCACGCTGATCGGGCTCGCCCTGGGGCAGTTGCTGATCGGCCCGCTGTCGGACGCCGTCGGCCGGCGGGCGCCGCTGATCGCCGGCACCGCGCTGCACATCGTGGCCTCCGTGTGCTGCGCGCTCGCCCCGAGCATCGAGGTGCTCGGCGCGCTGCGGGTCGTCCAGGGTCTGGGCGCGGCGGCCGCGGCCGTGATCGCCATGGCCGTGGTACGCGACCTGTTCAGCGGCGCGGCCTTCGCCCGGCTGCTCTCCCGACTGCTGCTGGTGATGGGAGCCGCCCCGATCCTCGCGCCGACGCTCGGCAGCGAGCTGCTGCGGTGGACGCAGTGGCGGGGCGTGTTCGCGGCGCTGGCCGTCTTCGGCGTACTGCTGTTGCTGATCGCCATGCTGGGCCTGCCCGAGACGCTGCCGCCGCTGCGGCGCCAGCGCGGCGGGGTGCTGCCCACGATCCGGCTCTACGGCTCCCTGCTGCGCGACCGCGCCTTCGTCGGGCTGGTGCTGGTGGCCGGGCTGGCCATGGCGGCGCTGTTCGCCTACGTCGGCGGCTCCTCGTTCGTCCTGCAGGGGCAGTACGGGCTCGACGAGCAGCAGTTCGGGCTGGCCTTCGGCGCCGGGGCGGTCGGCCTGATCGCGGCGACCCAGGGCAACGTACGCCTGCTGCGCCGCTACTCCCCGCAGCGGATCCTGGTGACCGCCCTGCTCGTCGGTTCTGCCGCCAGCCTGGTGCTGCTCAGCTTCGCCGCGACCGGTATCGGTGGGCTGCCGGCGCTGCTCGCCGCGCTCTGGGTGGTGCTCGCCACGGCCGGCCTGGCGCTGCCGAACGCTCCCGCCCTGGCCCTGAGCCGGCACGGGGAGGCCGCCGGCACGGCCTCCGCCCTGCTCGGCGCGGTGCAGTTCGGCATCGGGGCACTGGCCGCCCCGCTGGTGGGCGTGCTCGGCACCGGCGCCGTGGCGATGGCCCTGGTGATCGCCGGCGGCATGGCCGCGGCGCTGGTCGTACTGCTCCTCGTGGTGCGGCCCGGCCAGCTCGCCGTGCTGGAACCGGAGGCGCTGCCCGTCGCGGCCCACTGAACCCTGGGTGCGGTCGACACCGATCAGCTGCGCCCGAGTGCGTGCAGCCACTGCTTGAGAAGGTCGGCGAGCTGGGTGCGCTGGGCCGGGGTGAGCGGGGCCAGCAGGCGGTGCTCGTTACGCATGTGCGCCTCGAAGGCCGTGTCGATGAGCGTACGCCCGGCGTCCGTCAGACCCACGATGCGGCCACGGCCGTCGCGGTCGCTGGCACCGCGCCACACCAGCCCGGCTGCCTCGAGCCGGTCGAGGCGCTTGGAGATCGCGCCGGTCGTCACCATCGTGTGCGCGGCGAGTTCGCCGGGGGCGAGTTGGTAGGGATCACCCGCGCGTCGCAGGGTCGCCAGCACGTCGAACTCCCCCTCGCCGAGCCCGTACTGCCGGTAGCCGGCGATGAGTTCCTCACGGAGGTGGTCGGCCAGCCGGTGCAGCCGGCCGATCACCGCCTGAGGCGAGACGTCGATGGCGGGACGCTCCCGCCGCCACTGCTGCTGGATGTGGTCTACGCGATCGTGGTGCTCCATGCCTTCAGATTACCTTCCACGGAAACTATTGTATCTTCCATGGAAGATACAAGGACGTGGCTGGCCGTCACCGCGGTCGCCCCCATCACCTGGGGAGCGACCTACTTCGTGACGCGCGAGTACCTGCCGGCGGACACGCCGCTGTGGGGCGGCGCCCTGCGGGCGTTGCCCGCCGGCCTGCTGCTGCTCCTGGCCGCTCGCCGCCTTCCGTCCGGATCCTGGTGGTGGCGCGCCGCGATGCTCGGCGTCCTCAACTTCGGCGCATTCTTCACCCTGGTCTACCTGGCCGCGCAGCTGCTGCCGACATCGATCGCCTCGTCGGTGATGGCGCTCGCGCCGGTGACCCTCGCCGGATTCGGATGGCTGCTCCTCCGCGAACGGATGTCCGCCGGGACGGCGGTCGGCTCGACCGTCGGCATCATCGGAGCACTGCTGCTGCTCCGTGCGCCCGATGGTGAGATCCGCCCGGTCGGCGTGCTCGCCTCGATGACGGCGCTGCTGTGCTCGTCGCTCGGGGCGATACTGACCAAGCGATGGGGGCAGGGGCAGCCCCTCCTCGCGGTGACGGCATGGCAGATGGTCGCCGGGGGCATCCTCCTGACCGCCGGAGCGGGAATCGTCGAGGGCGCACCACCGGCGCTGGGGACGGTCGAGATTCTGGCGTTCGCCTTCGTGTCCGTGATCGCCACAGCGGTCGCGTTCCTGTGCTGGTTCACCGGGATGCGACACCTGCCCGCCGCCACGATCGGCGTGATCGGGCTGCTCAACCCGGTCACGGGGGTGCTCCTGGGTACCGCCCTCGGCGGGGAGACCCTCACGGTCGTGCAGGTCGCCGGCGTACTCCTCGTCCTGGGTGGGTTGTTCCTCGCCCAGCGCAGGGCGCGGACGAACGGTCGCTCCCCGCAGCGGCCACGAGCGGGACGATCCGGGAGAGGGACGCGGCGGCCTCCCACCGACGAGCCCTCCCCGTCCGGAGTCAGGATGCCGCCGCGGGTCTCCTACTGGGGTCGGCCGGGGTGGCGCCGCGAGTGGGGCGGCGGGTCAGCACCTGCGGGCCGGAAGCCGTGACGGCAACGGTGTGTTCGGAGTGGGCGGTACGCGAGCCGTCGGCGGACCGAATCGTCCAGCCGTCCTTGTCGAACGCGATCTTGTCGGTGGTGCGGCAGAACCAGGGCTCGATGGCGATGGTGAGGCCGGGGACGAGTTTCATGCCACGGCGGGCGCGGCCGTTGTTGGGCACGTGCGGGGCCTCGTGCATGGTGCGGCCGATGCCGTGGCCGCCGAACTCGGCGTTGACGCCGTAGCCGTAGGAGCGGGCAACCTCGCCGATCGCGGCGGAGACGTCGCCGAGGCGGCCGCCCGGCTGGGCCGCGGCGATGCCGGCCTCCAGCGCGGCCTCGGTGGCCTCGATCAGCCTCAGGTCGGCCGGGTCGGGGGTGCCGACGACAACGGAGAGCGCGGAGTCGGCGACCCAGCCGTCGATGCCAACCGCCATGTCGAGGCTGAGCAGGTCGCCGTCGCGCAACACATAGTCGTGCGGCAGGCCGTGCAGCACCGCATCGTTGACCGACAGGCACAGCACGTTGCGGAACGGGCCCCGGCCGAACGAGGGGGCGTAGTCCCAGTAGCAGGACTCGGCGCCGCGCTCGGCAATCCGGCGACGGGCGTGGTGTTCGAGGTCCATCAGGTTGACCCCGACCGCGGCGACACCGCTCAGCTCGGCGAGCAACTCGCCGACGAACTGGCCGGCCACCGCCATCCGGCCGATCTCCTCGGCGGACTTGAGTTCGATCACGACAACCTCCCCCTCCTGTACGGTATTTTTATACCACGCCAGGTCGGGGTGCTCCGGAGGGATATCCTGCTGCCATGGTTCGCCAACCACTCACCGCCGAACAGATCGCCGCGGGCCAACGCCTCGGCACCGCCCTGCGGGCCGCGCGGGCCGGCCGCAGCCTCGTCGAGGTGGCGCTGGCGGCCGGCATCTCCCCCGAGACGCTGCGCAAGATCGAGGCAGGCCGCCTCCCCGCACCGGCGTTCGGCACCGTCGTCGGCCTCAGCCAGGCCCTCGGCGTCCCCCTCAGCGACCTGGCCGACGTCTGGCTGACCGACATGCCCATCCGCCAGGCGTCCCTGAGGAACGTCTCTTGACCCGGTGATCACCTCTTCGGTGTGAACTGTCGGCAGGCTGGTCGGACCGGGTGTCGTCCGAGGTCATCCGGGCTGGTGGCGCTCGTGCCGATCTGGTCCGATCGGCATCGTTGCTGCACTTCCGGCGGCTGCCTGGTCCAGCCGATGAAGCGTCGGTGCAGCGCGCCGGCCGACGTCCAGGGCATGTCCTCGGCGGCCTGCACGAGGTAGGCGCCGAGGTAGAGAGCCAGCGACACCGGCGCGTCGGCGTACTCCGCCCGCAGTTCCCGCCTCCGGGTCGGACAGGGCCAGGGCAGGTCGCAGCCACCGCAACTCCAGATCGGCAGCACCGGGCCGTGGCTGGTCACCGGACACCGCCCAGGAACCGGGCGACGCTCGCGTGGGCGTGCCGGCTGGTCGCCCAGTCCACCTGCCAGCACGGGTACGGCGTCGGCCGCGACCACCATGCCCGGCAGCCGACGCACATGCCATCGAGCCCTCGGACGTGGACCGCGAGGATCGCTCGCTCCGGGCCGCCGGTCACTGCTGACCCTCCTGCGGCCAGTGGCCACGGTTGATTGGGATCCGGTGCCGGGCGCGGCAGGGCAGGTCGGCTCCGCAGCGACAGATGCGCCGCCAGCGCTGCCAGGACCAGACCGGCCGATGCCGGCGGGCGAAGGTCAACGCGGTGACCGACAGGTAGCCGTCGTACGAGACGCGTCGCCTGTTCGGAGTCGCCCGGCCGGACGAGCCGGCCACGGTCCGGCTCACCGGAGGTGCCCCGACTCAGGTCCGCTGCGCTGGTCCGCCCACATGTCCTGCGCCCGCTCGTGATGGCCGTGGGACCGCAGGTATGCCGCGTGGTCGAGCAGCCGTTGCTGTGCCGCCGCCTGCTCGACTTCCTGGTACCGCCGCCCGGTGCCCGGCGGCGTTGGTGCGGGCCGCCGTAGCAGCCACCGCATCAGCAAATGCAGACCGAAGAGCATGTCCGAGACGATTCCGTCGAACGGAGGGTCGTGGCCATGTCGGCTGGTCATGTCACGGTGACATGGGCGGGCTCGACCGGCCCGGACAGCGGTCCTAGGCTCCAGGTTGAGCACCATCAGTAGTCATCTGACGACGCTGGGAGTCGCTGTGTTGCTCGATCATCTTCGGATCCCCGATGACCTCTGGTCGCACAAGGACATACGTGCGGCTCTGGTTGCTCGCGATATCGGTGCGCTGTTCCGGCTGCTCGCCCGGCATACCGGCGCGAGTCAGACCCGCATCGGGGCTGCCGTCGGGCTGGAGCAGGGCTACGTCAGTCGGATCGTCGCCGGCCGGAAGGTGACTTCAATCGACGTCTTGGAGCGGATTGCCGACGGCTGCGGTATGCCCGACGAGTCACGGATGACGCTCGGTCTCGCGCCGCGCCAGCGGTCATGTCGCCCTGACATGGCCGATCGTCGGGATGGCCGGCAGAGTGACGTGCCGGCCAACCGCTCCTGGCGGGAGGATGTCCGCGCTGCCGTGCAGTTATGGGAAGGCGACGTGAACCGTCGAAACATGCTTCGTCAGACCGTCTTCAGCTCCGCCGCCTACACTCTGCCCGCCCTGCGGTGGTTCACCGCCACCAGCCCGCAACCCGTCGCACAGGACGGCCGCCGAACGGTCGGTCAACCCGACATCGACACCATCCGGGAGATGACCGCGACGTACCGGCGACTCGACAACCAGTACGGTGGCGGCCACGCCCGCGACAACCTCGCCCGCTACCTCCACCACGAGGTCACGCCCCTGGTGACCGAGGGCCGCTACGACCCGGCAACCGGCCGCAAGCTGCTCGCCGCCGTCGCCGAGCTGACGCAACTCGCCGGCTGGCAGGCGTACGACATGGCCGAACACGGCCTCGCCCAGCGCTACCTCACCCACGCCCTCGACCTGGCCCGCACCGCCGCCGACGCCGGCCTGGGTGCCGAAATCCTCGCCGCGATGAGCCACCAAGCCACCTACCTCGGCCACACCGCCACCGGCATCGACCTCGCCCGCGCCGCCCGGCAGACCGCACACCGCGCCGGAATCACCGTGCTGACCGCCGAGGCGCTGGTCATGGAAGCCCACGCCCACGCCGCCGCCCACGACGAACCCGCCTGCGCCACCGCACTGCACCAGGCGGAACAGGCCCTCGACCGGGCCGACCGCAGCGGCGACCCGCAGTGGCTCGGCTACTTCGACGAGGCATACCTGTCAGCCAAGTTCGGTCACTGCTTCAACGCACTCGGCCAACACCGCCAAGCCGAACGCTTCGCCGCCCGCTCCCTACACATGAACGAACGCTACGTACGCGGCAAGACCTTCAACCTCGCACTCCTGGCCACCATCCAGGCCCGCCACGGCGAACCCGACCGCGCCAGCGTCATCGGCGCCCAAGCCCTCACCCTGGCCACGCAACTGAAGTCCGCCCGCGCCGTCGGCTATGTCCGCGACCTGCAATCGGACCTCATGGCCCACCGCCGTCGACCAGCCGTCCGACACTTCATCACCCGCATCGACGCCGCCCTTGGCCAACGCCGCTGACTACAACTCGCCCCGGGCCTTACGCGCCACCAGCTCCAACACCGCGATCACCGTACCGGCACCCACGATCTCACCCTGGGATACAAGTTGCCGCGCCTGCTCCAGCGGGATCCAGGCCACCCGCTCAGCCTCGTTCACATCCACCGGGGCACCGATGTGCTCCGCCTCCCGCGCGAGAAACAGCAGATTCTCCGCGTCTGCGGTCGCCACCCACGGTTGAAACGACAGCAGCGACTCCACCACACCCGGACGCCACCCGGTCTCCTCCTCAACCTCCCGCACCGCACACACCGCCGGCTGCTCCCCGTCATCGACGTAGCCACCCGGCAGCTCCCACACCCACCGATCGAACACGAACCGATGCCGCCGCATCAGCAACAACCGCTCCCGTCCGTCAAGCACCGCGACCATCGCCGACCGAGGCGCCCGAATCACGTACTGCTCGAAACGCACCCCATCCGGCAACTCCACATCAGCGACACTCAACCGCGCCCGCCGGCTACCATCCACCACCCGCTCACCATGGATCGTCCACCGCGTCGACCCGATGCCCTGTCCCTCCGCCATCCGACCAGTATCTGACCAGCGACACAGAGCCGCTGCCGCACGACACCCCGCCGATCCAGTTCGGTGCGTGACGACGCCCGTCGGGGGTCTCTAGCTGTCGTTACTGCCAATTGTGGCCGGCGTTGGCGAGCAGCCGGCCGCCATCATCAGTTGATGCTCCGGGCCGACCCGCACCAAGGCTCACGATGCCTCCGTGGCGACGACCGGCCGTCGGGGGGTGCCCCTCACCCTGCCGGCCCGGTCCGTCGTGCGCGCGGTGGTGCCCCCGGGGTACGGCGTGGTCCGTGCCGGGCACGACCTGTTCGCCTGGCTGCGCCGGCAGCACCTGCGTCCCGCCGGTCCGACCACGGAGGACCATCTGGTCGACGGCGACGACGCGACCGCCACGGTGCTGGAGATTCCGGTCCGGCTCGCGGCGTCGATCCGCCACCGCCCGCTGCCGGGGTCCACCGCCGGGCCGGGCTGAGTCAGCTCGCGTCGGGGCGCGGGGCGATGCCCAGCGCCGCGCACGCCTCCCGGTACATCCGGGCCGCCTCGGCACGGATCTGCCGCCGCTCGACGAGCCGGGCGGAGAACGGCACCCGCACGGCGACGGGCGCCCCCTGCACGGTGGCCACGAAGTCCATCCCGTCGGCGTCCATGCCGGACATGACCGCCGCCGTGGCGCCCGGTTGGCCGCCCAGTCCCTGGCAGATCACCCGGCAGTCGTCGGCGTGGTCGGTGTTCATGTGCCGCATCACCGCCGCGACCACCTCCGGCGTGAACGGGGTCGTGTCCGTCACGCCGCACTTCCCTGGACCACGGCCCGACCCAGCTCGTCCAGCATGTCGGTGTTCAGCCGGTACGCCCAGGAGACCTCGTCCAGGAAGCGCTGCCGCTCCACCTCGTCCCACGGCGCGGTGTCGAGCAGGTCCCGGTAGTGCTGCTTGAAGGCGCGCGGATCCAGCCCGGGGAAGAGGAAGAACCCGACGCCGTCGGAGTCGAAGCCGAAGGTCCGGCGCAGCGCCCGCACCATCACCTGACCGCCCGAGAGGTCTCCCAGGTAACGGGTGTAGTGGTGGGCGACGAAGCCCGCCGGCCAGGTGAAGGCCACCTCCCGGAGGCGGGCCTGGTACTGCTGGGTGGCGGGGCCGGGCGTGATCCGGGCGGCCCAGTCCGGGCCGCACAGGAACGCCAGGTCGGCGGCGATGCGGGGCAGCCGGCGCAGCTCGTCGACGACGAAGGGCCCGGCGACCGGGTCGTCCCGCATCGCCTCGGCGGCCTCCTCCAGGGTCTGGTACACGACGTGCAGCTGCTCGAGGAGGGCGGCGTAACCGGCGCGGTCCAGCCGGCCCGCCAGCAGCGCGTCGAAGTACGTCACGCTCTGCGCGGCCCGATGGTCCGCCCTGGTCAATTCCCGCACCTGCGCCGCAAACCCCATGTGACCTCCTGTTAGGTAAGCCTAACCTATCATGATCGTCAAGCGCTGGGGAGACACCGAAAGTGCCAGCGTATGCCCCCGTTCGGGCCGCCGCGCACAGTGGAGCGCGCGCCGCCCCGGCGACCCCCGGCGCGACGGCGTGGCGGCATTGACACCGCCGACGGTGACGTGATGTGCTCACCCGGTCGCGGCAATGACAACCGTAATCATTATCTGAGGAGAAGCATGTCTCTCACCGTGCCGCCGGACCTGCTGCGGGCCGCCGAATCCGGGTCCGTCGACGACGAGGCGTTCGTGGCCTGCGTCCGCGAGTCGCTGCCGTACGCCTGGCAGACCGTCAGCCGGGTCGCCTCGGAGCTGGCCTCCTCCGGCGCCGAGTTCGCCGACAACGAGCTGCCCCCGCCCAGCGAGGCCGACCGGGGGCAGCTGCTGCGCG
This is a stretch of genomic DNA from Micromonospora sp. WMMD1082. It encodes these proteins:
- a CDS encoding MarR family transcriptional regulator translates to MEHHDRVDHIQQQWRRERPAIDVSPQAVIGRLHRLADHLREELIAGYRQYGLGEGEFDVLATLRRAGDPYQLAPGELAAHTMVTTGAISKRLDRLEAAGLVWRGASDRDGRGRIVGLTDAGRTLIDTAFEAHMRNEHRLLAPLTPAQRTQLADLLKQWLHALGRS
- a CDS encoding ABC transporter substrate-binding protein — its product is MPRWRHGVLLSLAGVLVLAACGTPDAERAVPVDPSADGGGQVINTSPDQPRIRADKVEAIAAKVPEAVRADGKLAVGVSGEGSPPLAFRADDDRTLIGVEPDIAQLVADVLGLELDLQPTSWENLFLVIRSGQNEVGFSNITVTEERKDIYDFASYRVDSLGWEVKKDGEIDKIEKPADIAGLTVSVGSGTNQEQVLLRWNEQNKAAGLEEAKIVYYQRPTEYQLALRSGRIDAYFGPNPALVYHATVSGETKVVGVVPGGGEVPAQIAAMTKKDNNLVPALSEALNTVIQSGKYQEVLDRWGLGDEAIPTSEVNPPGLPRT
- a CDS encoding multidrug effflux MFS transporter, which translates into the protein MTATATPAALMPGDLMSPRQRLRLILVLGSLIAVGPLTIDMYLPALPSIVDDFATSSAAVQLTLTGTLIGLALGQLLIGPLSDAVGRRAPLIAGTALHIVASVCCALAPSIEVLGALRVVQGLGAAAAAVIAMAVVRDLFSGAAFARLLSRLLLVMGAAPILAPTLGSELLRWTQWRGVFAALAVFGVLLLLIAMLGLPETLPPLRRQRGGVLPTIRLYGSLLRDRAFVGLVLVAGLAMAALFAYVGGSSFVLQGQYGLDEQQFGLAFGAGAVGLIAATQGNVRLLRRYSPQRILVTALLVGSAASLVLLSFAATGIGGLPALLAALWVVLATAGLALPNAPALALSRHGEAAGTASALLGAVQFGIGALAAPLVGVLGTGAVAMALVIAGGMAAALVVLLLVVRPGQLAVLEPEALPVAAH
- a CDS encoding amino acid ABC transporter permease — its product is MTAISAAPASGTRPPSDDLRSLRVVPARHPWRWVASAVAAVLLAMLLNALVTNPAWEWHVVSQYLFYETVLRAVGVTLQLTALGIVLGFALGTVLALMRLSQSPLLQAVSWGYVWLFRSVPLILQLLFWFNLALLYDRISFGIPFGPAFFDIGTQDLIGPLTAAALGLALHQAAYCAEIVRSGFLSVDQGQLEAATALGIPRRRQIRRILLPQAMRTIIPTAGNEIIGLVKGTSVVYIMAIPELFYQVQIIYARNGRVIALLLVAAIWYLALTTVLSIIQYYVERYYARGAVRVLPLTPWQRVRRVLGTLAEARRQRQAERAQLAAALDQESGR
- a CDS encoding amino acid ABC transporter ATP-binding protein codes for the protein MSRTMVEVRGIHKSFGPLEVLRGVDLEVRAGQVVVILGPSGSGKSTLLRSINHLEKVNRGYVRIDGELVGYRHAGGRLRELKEREVLRQRTHIGFVFQNFNLFPHLTVLENVMEAPISAQGRRRRDVAESAARLLDRVGLAEKSQSYPRQLSGGQQQRVAIARALALEPKVVLFDEPTSALDPELVGEVLDVMRDLARGGTTMIVVTHEIGFAREAADTVVFMDDGRIVEQGPPRQVLDDPQHERTRAFLAKVL
- a CDS encoding GNAT family N-acetyltransferase translates to MTHILDNPVWAALTGPHTHLAEVNGEAARYQPDVAPFTTLAADHHARAWDDLAALVGPGTVVAVAGTNSNPPAGWDVVERITGVQMVATALRVATDPEAVRLRPSDVPEMLDLVARTEPGPFRQRTIELGTYLGIRIGGKLVAMAGERLHPPGWTEISAVCTDPAYRRLGLGSRLVRAVAAGIRERGETPFLHAAADNTRAIRLYRSLGFSLRRHTMFNAYRTPDLAPVLADSAAGS
- a CDS encoding NUDIX domain-containing protein; the protein is MENASIRAVCGAVVRDAAGRVLLMRRSGEGTWGVPGGGVEAGESWEQATVREVREETGWEVSLYGLLGVYSDPASQLYRRPDGRLLHLLGVVFLGAPVRRVGEPDGEASELGWFALDRLPEPVFAPDVPVLRDAARHDGRPFIG